A region of the Pricia mediterranea genome:
AGGTCGTTGCCTTCTATGTTAGGGAAACCCAGGAAGAAGTCGATTTTTCGTCCTATAAAACCATTGATTATAAGGATGGCACGCTTCGGGTGGCGCATACGTGGGATATTTTTGAGAAAAACGCGGAGGCCCTTGAGGCGGATTTCGAATTGATTACCGCGGGAAGGACCAGTGCCCCAATCTCGAAGTCGAATACCTTGATCTGTCCCGAACGTATTTTTGCGGAAGCAGGGGCGAGGGTCGAGCACAGCATCTTGAATGCCACCGAAGGTCCCATCTATTTAGGGAAGAATTCCGAAGTTTGGGAAGGCAACCTGATTCGCGGGGCCTTCGCCCTCTGTGAAAGAGCGGTCGTAAAAATGGGGGCCATGATCTACGGTGCCACGACGGTCGGCCCTTGGTCCAAAGTCTGTGGCGAGATCAGCAATGCAGTGATTTTCGGGTATTCGAGCAAGGGCCACGACGGGTATTTAGGCAATTCGGTACTGGGCGAATGGTGTAACATAGGCGCCAGTAGTAATAACTCGAACCTAAAAAACAACTATGCCAAGGTGCGTTTATGGAACTATGCCACGGAAAGTTTCGAGCAAACGGGACTCCAATTTTGCGGTCTGATGATGGGCGACCACAGCAAGACGGCCATTAATACCATGTTCAATACGGGTACCGTTATCGGGGTGAACTGTAATATCTACGATCCGGGATTTCCCAGGAATTTTGTTCCCAGTT
Encoded here:
- a CDS encoding GlmU family protein, whose product is MNYILFDGPVRDNLLPFTFIRPVADIRIGILTIREKWEKYLGNTTTTITEDYLSEKYPMVEMAGNILINASFLPNQKLVDLVVGLQENEAIFQGEEVVAFYVRETQEEVDFSSYKTIDYKDGTLRVAHTWDIFEKNAEALEADFELITAGRTSAPISKSNTLICPERIFAEAGARVEHSILNATEGPIYLGKNSEVWEGNLIRGAFALCERAVVKMGAMIYGATTVGPWSKVCGEISNAVIFGYSSKGHDGYLGNSVLGEWCNIGASSNNSNLKNNYAKVRLWNYATESFEQTGLQFCGLMMGDHSKTAINTMFNTGTVIGVNCNIYDPGFPRNFVPSFSWGGATGFTTYLPKKAFEAAEVMMERRHVPFDEKEARILEHVFELTKRWRNYKV